In the Flavobacterium acetivorans genome, one interval contains:
- a CDS encoding transposase, protein MKLLRKIYDKAFKEKAVQLSYDRTNISELARELGAPAPQLYKWCKEFEEYGEGSFPEKGNLKLTPEQEKILQL, encoded by the coding sequence GTGAAACTGTTGCGAAAAATTTATGACAAGGCTTTTAAAGAGAAAGCAGTCCAATTGAGTTATGATAGAACAAACATATCAGAACTCGCCAGAGAGTTAGGAGCACCAGCCCCACAGTTATATAAATGGTGTAAAGAGTTTGAGGAATATGGAGAAGGAAGTTTTCCTGAGAAGGGAAATTTAAAACTCACTCCCGAGCAAGAAAAAATCCTCCAACTGTAG
- a CDS encoding TonB-dependent receptor, producing the protein MKIITLLCALCITTLSFSQNFIVKGKVTDNKNNPISGVNVAINTLQKGTTTNIRGEYELAIEDKKNLIIEFSYIGFNKQERKINSGNNKIVILNINLEPTFDSLDEVIISSGRNSEFLSEIPASITVVNSKNIAQLSQNTTNVSDILEATVPGLAVGTGTFSNWGQTLRGRSLLTMVDGIPQSTPLRNGQLEIKSFHPNDLKRVEVIKGATSIFGNGGDGGFINYITKTPNSLKKLEGTTDIWGTTNLAKTKDALGYGIYQSFTGSLDKLSYYISGSFEQTGNKYDAKGKPLLPTYGLDNSKIYSLFGKLVYQIDNRQSITFNGNMYKSSQESPFIPVAGSIVVNNQEEDYILNAGYGVEGSIVGEKPTGTRLINSRLKYSLDAIFNGSTNFETDVYYQNAENIFFYSDKFENGGQSVINSEKFGIRPNFVSKINTGNDRLALSATYGIDLLRDKTNQGLLDGRLWVPNTVLWSSAYYAQTSLKIDKDWVIKAGFRYDNMNMNIADYNTLPYSPKSDGNFSSSVFVTGGKLKFNNASYNFGVRYIANKEFIPYISYSQGFSIADLGSVLRSATVDNINKIQLEPAVTNNYEFGFISNLNRLRLEAVGYFSTSNLGTSLVLNNETNNFVPSTKPQKIFGGEFSLDYQAIIDQLFIGTSYSYVEGVKYDDKAKTSLSFLGGDVISAPKWTAYATWKASDKISTTVRMVNLGDRDRFDPFLNAKNEWEYSHTQVPVKGYTTVNLSVSYQISSRINASLGINNLFNEYYLPARSQWSAPLKTFIMAGEGANAKLSLAYSF; encoded by the coding sequence ATGAAAATTATTACATTACTTTGTGCATTATGCATTACTACACTTAGCTTTTCACAAAATTTCATTGTTAAAGGGAAGGTTACGGATAATAAAAATAATCCAATTTCAGGGGTTAATGTCGCCATAAATACATTGCAAAAAGGAACTACCACCAATATAAGAGGAGAATATGAATTAGCGATTGAAGACAAAAAAAATTTAATTATCGAATTTAGTTACATCGGATTTAATAAACAGGAAAGAAAAATAAATTCAGGAAATAATAAAATAGTTATTCTTAATATTAACTTAGAGCCCACCTTTGATAGTTTAGATGAAGTGATTATTTCGTCTGGTAGAAATTCTGAGTTTTTATCAGAGATTCCGGCTTCTATAACTGTGGTGAATTCAAAAAATATTGCACAATTATCTCAAAACACTACTAATGTTAGCGACATTCTAGAGGCTACAGTTCCTGGTTTAGCAGTGGGAACAGGAACATTTTCTAATTGGGGACAAACATTGAGAGGACGTTCATTGTTGACTATGGTAGATGGTATTCCGCAATCGACTCCTTTAAGAAATGGTCAATTGGAAATTAAATCTTTTCATCCAAATGATTTGAAAAGAGTAGAAGTGATTAAAGGAGCTACGTCTATTTTTGGAAATGGTGGAGATGGAGGTTTTATCAATTATATTACAAAAACACCTAATTCCTTAAAAAAACTAGAAGGAACCACAGATATTTGGGGGACCACTAATCTTGCAAAAACGAAGGATGCCTTAGGCTATGGAATTTATCAATCCTTTACTGGGAGTTTGGATAAACTGAGTTATTATATCAGTGGTAGTTTTGAGCAAACAGGGAATAAGTATGATGCCAAAGGAAAGCCATTGTTGCCAACTTATGGATTGGACAACAGCAAAATTTATAGTTTATTTGGTAAATTGGTATATCAAATTGATAATCGTCAAAGTATAACCTTTAATGGTAATATGTACAAATCATCCCAAGAGAGTCCGTTTATTCCGGTTGCAGGAAGTATAGTGGTAAATAATCAAGAAGAAGATTATATCTTAAACGCAGGTTATGGAGTTGAAGGTTCAATTGTTGGAGAAAAACCAACGGGAACCAGATTGATAAATTCTCGTTTGAAATACAGTTTAGATGCTATTTTTAACGGATCAACTAATTTTGAAACGGATGTTTATTATCAAAATGCAGAAAACATTTTCTTCTATTCAGATAAGTTTGAAAATGGAGGACAATCTGTTATAAATTCAGAAAAATTCGGAATCAGACCTAATTTTGTTTCTAAAATTAATACTGGAAATGATAGATTAGCCTTGTCAGCTACTTATGGTATTGATTTATTGAGAGATAAAACGAATCAAGGTTTGTTAGATGGAAGACTATGGGTGCCAAATACCGTATTATGGAGTTCTGCCTATTATGCGCAAACTAGTTTAAAAATTGATAAGGACTGGGTTATTAAAGCAGGTTTTAGATATGATAATATGAATATGAATATTGCAGATTATAATACCTTACCGTATTCTCCTAAAAGTGACGGTAATTTTAGTTCATCTGTATTTGTAACTGGTGGAAAACTAAAATTCAATAATGCTTCTTACAACTTTGGAGTAAGATACATTGCAAACAAAGAATTCATACCTTATATTAGCTATTCTCAAGGGTTTTCTATAGCTGATTTGGGATCGGTATTGAGATCGGCTACGGTCGATAACATTAATAAAATTCAGCTTGAACCTGCCGTAACAAATAATTATGAATTTGGGTTTATTTCTAATTTAAACAGGCTTAGGCTAGAAGCTGTCGGGTATTTCAGTACATCTAACTTGGGAACCAGTTTAGTGTTGAATAATGAAACGAATAATTTTGTCCCTTCGACAAAGCCACAAAAGATTTTTGGAGGGGAATTCTCTTTAGATTATCAAGCCATTATAGATCAATTATTTATAGGGACCTCTTATTCGTATGTAGAAGGGGTAAAATATGATGATAAAGCTAAGACATCGTTAAGTTTTTTAGGGGGAGATGTAATCTCTGCCCCAAAATGGACTGCATATGCTACATGGAAAGCAAGTGATAAAATTAGTACTACCGTAAGAATGGTAAACCTAGGTGATAGAGATAGATTTGATCCTTTTTTAAATGCAAAAAATGAATGGGAATACAGTCATACACAAGTTCCTGTAAAAGGATATACAACTGTTAATCTATCTGTATCTTATCAGATTAGTTCTAGAATTAATGCCTCTTTAGGAATTAATAATTTATTTAATGAGTATTATTTACCGGCAAGATCGCAATGGTCGGCACCATTAAAAACATTCATAATGGCAGGAGAAGGAGCTAATGCTAAATTGAGTTTGGCTTATAGTTTTTAA
- a CDS encoding PepSY-associated TM helix domain-containing protein → MKKFEKISKLVHLWLGLTCGLLASVSGITGAMYVWQPEIVRAIDSELLVLNDGKLPTEKVILSTAKRIADQNKQLQKMFLPYREQQSISVVDKEGLTYYYHPETAKLLGGKTKAIIFFEDLLNIHRNLGIPNIGKYIVGTSSVIFFLFLLSSGLFLWWRANKKNLRKGLSIQWKAKNKKLNYDIHKSLGALFFIPLTIIAFTGGYFTYYQFYKSGFGILNTAVKSSTKIGETFNRDMAFTETSNYYYLRAIYFPSKGNDDYKYRYVNHREVTSGLRKTKEITTNRDNKIIGFSDYNSDALSEKITAQMYVFHIGEIAGFLGRILIFLSGFVPLILFITGLRFYLLRKKQK, encoded by the coding sequence TTGAAAAAATTTGAAAAAATTAGCAAATTAGTCCATTTATGGCTAGGTTTAACTTGTGGTCTTTTGGCTTCTGTATCTGGAATAACAGGTGCTATGTATGTTTGGCAACCAGAGATAGTCAGGGCTATAGATTCTGAATTATTGGTTTTAAATGATGGTAAACTACCTACAGAAAAAGTAATTTTAAGCACTGCTAAGAGAATTGCCGATCAGAATAAACAGCTACAAAAAATGTTTTTGCCATATAGGGAACAACAATCCATTTCAGTTGTAGATAAAGAAGGATTAACCTATTATTATCATCCCGAAACAGCCAAGTTATTAGGAGGTAAAACGAAGGCTATTATTTTTTTTGAAGATCTTTTAAATATACATCGTAACCTGGGAATTCCAAATATCGGAAAGTATATTGTGGGTACAAGTTCGGTTATTTTTTTCTTGTTTTTGTTAAGTTCCGGACTGTTTCTCTGGTGGAGAGCCAATAAGAAAAATTTAAGAAAAGGCTTGTCTATACAATGGAAGGCCAAAAATAAAAAGCTGAATTATGATATTCATAAAAGCTTGGGCGCACTATTCTTTATCCCTTTAACTATTATTGCCTTCACAGGAGGTTATTTTACCTATTATCAATTTTATAAGAGTGGATTTGGAATTTTAAATACGGCGGTTAAAAGTTCAACAAAAATAGGAGAAACGTTTAATAGAGATATGGCTTTTACGGAAACAAGTAATTACTATTATTTAAGAGCCATATATTTTCCTAGCAAAGGGAATGATGACTATAAGTATCGTTATGTCAACCACAGAGAAGTGACTTCTGGACTTAGAAAAACCAAGGAAATTACGACAAATAGGGATAATAAAATTATTGGTTTTTCGGATTATAATTCAGATGCGCTTAGTGAAAAAATTACTGCACAAATGTATGTTTTTCATATAGGGGAGATTGCTGGTTTTTTAGGGAGGATTTTAATTTTTTTAAGTGGATTTGTTCCTTTGATTTTATTTATAACCGGACTTCGTTTTTATCTTCTAAGAAAGAAACAGAAGTGA
- a CDS encoding DUF1622 domain-containing protein: MGRFIFSLQNIVPRSYKILRQELGKGILIGLEILVAGDIIGTVVTEPTMDRVLSLAVVVLIRTFLSLSIEVEIEGKFPWKKSKDINE; this comes from the coding sequence ATGGGCAGATTTATTTTTTCGCTTCAAAATATAGTTCCTCGTTCTTATAAAATATTGAGACAAGAACTCGGCAAAGGTATTTTAATAGGCTTAGAAATATTAGTTGCTGGAGACATCATAGGTACTGTTGTTACTGAACCAACAATGGATAGGGTTCTGTCGCTAGCAGTAGTTGTATTAATCAGAACTTTCTTGAGCTTATCTATTGAAGTCGAGATTGAAGGGAAATTTCCGTGGAAGAAAAGTAAAGATATAAATGAATAA
- a CDS encoding DUF6934 family protein → MQNSNHYDTELTLNEERLQYLFASIGNSTIIKVIEYSPITLLGNRVVYNLGFGDYDEESKTIIDDTNSNNGDMYTVFNTVLHTVPLFFESKPDCVLYVCGSDSTENFKESCLPFCKKKCDGFCKKENLRIKTYRYFIDKNFEELSNDYIFFGKNRTANNTFVQYIPGHEYHDILVYRKK, encoded by the coding sequence TTGCAAAATAGTAACCATTACGACACAGAATTAACTTTAAATGAGGAAAGATTACAATATCTTTTTGCAAGTATTGGTAACTCTACTATAATTAAAGTTATTGAATACAGTCCAATTACACTTTTAGGCAATAGAGTTGTATATAATTTAGGTTTTGGAGATTATGATGAAGAAAGTAAAACAATAATCGACGACACAAACAGTAATAATGGAGATATGTACACTGTATTTAATACAGTTTTACATACAGTTCCATTGTTTTTCGAATCAAAACCTGATTGTGTGTTATATGTATGCGGTAGTGATTCAACTGAAAATTTTAAGGAGAGTTGTTTGCCATTTTGCAAAAAGAAATGTGATGGGTTTTGTAAAAAAGAAAATCTAAGAATTAAAACATACAGATATTTTATTGATAAAAACTTTGAAGAACTAAGCAATGATTATATTTTCTTCGGAAAAAATCGAACAGCAAACAACACTTTTGTTCAATATATACCAGGTCATGAATATCATGATATTTTGGTATATAGAAAAAAATAA
- a CDS encoding tyrosine-type recombinase/integrase: MYLTNITKNYNYGHKKKSVEELRENKILNQAKREVPGFEQLLQRFERTVSVLGRSQSTFNNYSRHVAAISLYFGKIPTELDSEQVQDYLFYQQKKSKTPSQTYFKHCVYGLRFLLKSEGFPYEYLRLPSIKHEKKLPVVLSKEEVWAMLQGAKLLKHKILIGLLYGCGLRCMEARGVRLQDLDFDRKQLKVVQGKGKKDRYVPLSIHLIRGLKKYIEAEKPQDYLFNGQPLPTGAGGDFDNRYSQRGVQWAVRQVAKASGIKKEVHSHTLRHSYATHLLEDGMDIMTLKDLLGHQNVETTMEYLHIAQLESQRIFSPLDTLFAKCSQKLK; this comes from the coding sequence TTGTACCTTACGAATATAACTAAAAATTATAATTATGGTCACAAAAAAAAGTCGGTTGAAGAATTAAGAGAAAACAAAATTCTCAACCAAGCCAAGCGGGAAGTTCCTGGATTTGAGCAATTACTTCAACGGTTTGAGCGTACGGTTTCCGTTTTAGGCAGAAGTCAAAGTACGTTCAATAACTATTCGCGCCATGTGGCGGCTATTTCGCTCTATTTTGGTAAAATCCCAACAGAACTCGATTCTGAACAAGTACAGGACTACTTGTTTTACCAACAAAAAAAGTCAAAAACACCCTCTCAAACCTATTTTAAGCATTGCGTTTACGGACTTCGTTTTTTACTCAAATCAGAAGGATTTCCGTATGAATACCTGCGTTTACCGTCCATAAAACACGAGAAAAAGCTCCCTGTTGTTTTGAGTAAAGAGGAAGTTTGGGCTATGCTTCAAGGTGCCAAACTACTCAAACATAAAATTCTTATCGGTTTGCTTTATGGTTGCGGACTTCGCTGTATGGAGGCCCGAGGTGTGCGATTACAAGACCTGGATTTTGACCGAAAACAGCTCAAAGTGGTTCAAGGCAAAGGTAAAAAAGACCGTTATGTACCGCTTTCTATTCATTTAATCCGAGGATTGAAAAAGTATATTGAAGCCGAAAAACCCCAGGATTATCTTTTTAATGGACAGCCTTTGCCTACTGGAGCAGGTGGTGATTTTGACAATCGGTATTCACAACGAGGCGTGCAATGGGCGGTGCGGCAAGTCGCTAAGGCATCGGGAATAAAAAAGGAAGTTCATAGCCATACGCTGCGGCACAGTTATGCCACACATTTGCTCGAAGACGGTATGGATATTATGACGCTAAAAGACCTTTTGGGACACCAGAATGTTGAGACCACAATGGAATATCTGCATATTGCCCAACTCGAGAGTCAACGCATTTTTAGTCCACTAGATACCCTTTTTGCCAAGTGCAGTCAAAAATTGAAGTAG
- a CDS encoding IS91 family transposase, translating into MQSKIEVADVLRKAGSRLENYGLNTWQLRTLYAIKKCRTAELGGHIDACDSCGNINISYNSCRNRHCPKCQGNKREDWIQARAIELLPVPYFHVVFTLPGSINSLAIHQPKIVYDSLFEATWETLTTFGKGKGMQMGMIAVLHTWGQQLSLHPHLHCIVPGGGVDKNGMWQNSRSDGKFLFPVKALSKVFRAKYCEKLKAKNPIRYEQIRQELWQKPWVVFAKRPFGSPKSVVEYLGRYTHKIAISNHRIKAIDNQNVTFDYKDYRMEGVKKQMTLTHQEFIRRFALHILPKRFVKIRHYGFLSSTWKRQKLKVLQEKLQQKVLEKAEKKPFSPKCPCCKTGNLHRIAVFDQRGPPAWYLGGGQNTNPCEN; encoded by the coding sequence GTGCAGTCAAAAATTGAAGTAGCTGATGTATTAAGAAAGGCAGGCTCAAGACTCGAAAACTATGGATTAAACACCTGGCAACTTCGCACGCTTTACGCCATTAAAAAATGCAGAACAGCCGAGCTGGGTGGTCATATCGATGCTTGCGATAGTTGTGGAAACATCAATATAAGCTACAACTCTTGCCGCAATCGGCATTGTCCGAAGTGTCAGGGCAACAAACGAGAAGATTGGATTCAAGCAAGAGCTATTGAGCTTTTACCGGTTCCGTACTTCCACGTAGTTTTTACCTTGCCTGGTAGTATTAATTCTTTGGCAATACATCAGCCAAAAATAGTCTATGATAGCTTGTTTGAAGCTACTTGGGAAACGTTAACAACCTTTGGCAAAGGCAAGGGAATGCAAATGGGAATGATTGCCGTTTTGCATACCTGGGGGCAGCAATTAAGTTTGCATCCGCACCTGCATTGCATTGTTCCCGGTGGTGGCGTGGACAAAAATGGTATGTGGCAAAACAGCCGCTCCGACGGGAAATTCTTATTCCCGGTAAAAGCTTTGTCGAAGGTTTTTAGAGCAAAGTATTGCGAAAAACTGAAAGCCAAAAACCCGATTAGGTATGAGCAAATCCGACAGGAATTATGGCAGAAACCTTGGGTAGTTTTTGCCAAACGCCCTTTTGGAAGTCCAAAATCGGTGGTGGAATATTTGGGAAGATACACCCATAAAATTGCTATTAGCAATCACAGAATCAAAGCTATTGATAACCAAAACGTCACTTTTGATTACAAGGATTATCGAATGGAGGGAGTAAAAAAGCAAATGACGCTCACGCATCAGGAGTTTATCAGGCGGTTTGCGTTGCATATTTTGCCCAAACGCTTCGTCAAGATTCGTCATTACGGTTTTTTAAGCAGTACTTGGAAACGACAAAAGCTGAAAGTTTTACAAGAAAAACTCCAACAAAAAGTATTAGAAAAAGCAGAAAAAAAGCCTTTTTCTCCTAAATGTCCGTGTTGTAAAACGGGCAATTTGCATCGAATAGCAGTTTTCGACCAACGCGGTCCGCCTGCTTGGTATCTTGGCGGTGGCCAAAACACCAATCCCTGTGAAAACTAA
- a CDS encoding STAS-like domain-containing protein: MKHLLIKEIINSELAVSTENGVKVFELVDSYLQRKEKVELDFSGITIMITAFLNAAIGSLYSNKEYTGEFLNEYLKLENVEEDDRILFRDVIQRAKEYFSDKDSFEKNSNDAMYGND; encoded by the coding sequence ATGAAGCATTTATTAATTAAAGAGATAATTAATTCAGAATTAGCCGTTTCTACTGAAAATGGTGTTAAAGTTTTTGAATTAGTTGATTCATATCTTCAACGAAAAGAGAAGGTTGAGTTAGATTTTTCGGGTATAACTATTATGATTACAGCATTTCTTAATGCTGCAATAGGAAGTTTATACAGTAATAAAGAATATACAGGAGAGTTTTTAAATGAGTATTTGAAACTTGAAAATGTAGAAGAAGACGATAGAATTCTTTTCAGAGATGTTATACAAAGAGCAAAAGAATATTTTTCAGATAAAGATTCTTTTGAAAAAAATTCAAACGACGCTATGTATGGCAACGATTAA
- a CDS encoding type II toxin-antitoxin system VapC family toxin, protein MATIKLSKYEIGFTDQFFFDTNVWLLLYGTVASFQANDQLQYTKLLEKLITRDLPIYITSMVISEFANVLLRRDFNQWISNNNFVNKDFKRDFVGTKDYENSVETISISINKIFKLPNLVSVGDNFNAIDKNQILQNFKIVDFNDAYYTQLAELNKYKIVTNDKDFQKLDSKIDILTTQI, encoded by the coding sequence ATGGCAACGATTAAATTAAGTAAATATGAGATTGGTTTCACCGACCAATTCTTTTTCGATACTAATGTTTGGCTTCTGCTATATGGAACAGTTGCAAGTTTTCAAGCTAATGACCAATTACAATATACAAAGCTTCTCGAGAAATTAATAACAAGAGATTTGCCTATTTACATCACCTCAATGGTAATTTCTGAATTTGCAAATGTTTTATTAAGAAGAGATTTTAATCAATGGATATCTAATAATAATTTTGTTAATAAGGATTTTAAAAGAGATTTTGTAGGAACTAAAGATTATGAGAATTCTGTCGAAACTATTTCAATTTCAATTAACAAAATTTTTAAGTTGCCAAATTTAGTTTCAGTTGGAGATAATTTTAATGCTATTGATAAAAATCAAATTTTACAAAATTTTAAAATTGTTGATTTTAATGATGCTTATTACACGCAATTAGCTGAATTAAATAAATATAAAATAGTCACAAATGATAAAGATTTTCAAAAATTAGATTCAAAAATTGATATTCTTACTACGCAAATTTAA
- a CDS encoding IS3 family transposase translates to MNYIYEKHKCSKAKIIKMVGIVTSSYYRQRSFGKKGNHPTVATFHQKNGFVSQSVVVKSIKDILKHEFIDCGYRLMTKYLNRDGYLINHKKLYRIMKEEGLLKLENRINRSGSGRKFVKFRKVYTSRPLQCLEMDIKMVWVPNVGKNAYLLSIIDVHTRRILKDYFSFNIKQNHVIDLLSTLFDEYNYPESVVIRSDNGSQFIAKSVREYLGLIGVQQEFTHVATPEENAHIEAYHGILKKEVFSRFDYRTFGAIQQILKRFVSFYNNERLHGLLGRITPMEKWNLDKHLIIMKKLTA, encoded by the coding sequence GTGAACTATATTTATGAAAAGCATAAGTGTAGCAAGGCTAAAATCATAAAGATGGTAGGTATCGTTACTAGTAGCTATTATAGACAACGTAGTTTTGGAAAGAAAGGTAATCATCCGACGGTAGCGACCTTTCATCAAAAAAATGGTTTTGTAAGCCAATCAGTTGTTGTAAAGTCTATTAAAGATATTTTAAAACACGAATTTATAGATTGTGGTTATCGGTTGATGACCAAATATCTAAATAGAGATGGCTACCTAATAAATCATAAAAAACTATACCGAATTATGAAAGAAGAAGGTCTTTTAAAACTCGAGAATAGAATTAATAGAAGTGGTTCTGGACGTAAGTTTGTGAAATTTAGGAAGGTTTATACTTCCAGACCATTGCAATGTTTAGAAATGGATATTAAAATGGTGTGGGTACCAAATGTTGGTAAAAACGCTTATTTGCTATCTATAATTGATGTTCATACACGAAGAATTTTAAAGGATTATTTTTCTTTCAATATAAAGCAAAATCATGTTATAGACTTACTCTCGACACTCTTTGACGAATATAATTATCCTGAAAGTGTAGTTATTAGGAGTGATAATGGTAGTCAATTTATAGCTAAAAGTGTCCGCGAGTATTTAGGCTTAATAGGTGTGCAGCAAGAATTTACACACGTTGCAACACCTGAAGAAAATGCTCATATAGAAGCCTATCATGGCATCTTGAAGAAGGAAGTATTTTCCAGATTCGACTATCGCACTTTTGGAGCGATCCAACAGATATTGAAAAGATTTGTGTCGTTTTACAACAATGAACGACTTCACGGACTCTTAGGAAGAATTACTCCTATGGAGAAATGGAACTTAGATAAACATCTAATAATAATGAAAAAATTAACCGCGTAA
- a CDS encoding transposase encodes MKYKKWTLTQKLEIITASEDMGIVEACRKYGVSTGSLYSWKKKFEHKGEAGLKVTYDTKSKELKEAEEENRILRKLLSNKEIELEVQRELLKKKFGTSDPRKI; translated from the coding sequence ATGAAATACAAGAAATGGACTTTAACTCAGAAGCTAGAAATAATAACTGCTTCAGAAGATATGGGTATTGTAGAGGCCTGTCGTAAGTATGGCGTAAGTACAGGAAGCTTATATAGTTGGAAGAAGAAGTTTGAGCACAAAGGAGAGGCTGGCTTAAAAGTTACCTATGACACTAAGAGCAAAGAGCTAAAAGAGGCAGAAGAGGAAAATCGCATTCTACGCAAGCTACTAAGCAATAAAGAAATAGAATTAGAGGTACAAAGGGAGCTTTTAAAAAAAAAGTTTGGGACATCGGATCCAAGAAAGATTTAG
- a CDS encoding DUF6414 family protein has product MKAIRDLIYFDYDKAKSLHSQLSGGLLQEITRGIENENNASNELGFDIKIIKAKTGEGEKERTIKTERVELYHELLNEIESNLTAKKILKDLNSELTSFNEFLEKVPSFTYIKATGWTTFEDYGRFTNILDNMNEIQRLVYASSLEEHPEVIVARKQIDEMRKSLKRGQNTKELAKLKVMEKNFDKLIQENSDANLLDETFVERVKIFIKTLNPIV; this is encoded by the coding sequence ATGAAAGCAATTAGAGACCTTATTTATTTTGACTACGACAAAGCTAAATCATTGCATAGCCAACTTTCAGGAGGTTTATTGCAAGAAATCACTAGAGGAATTGAAAATGAAAATAATGCCAGTAACGAATTAGGTTTTGATATAAAAATTATCAAAGCCAAGACTGGCGAAGGCGAAAAAGAAAGAACTATTAAAACTGAGCGTGTTGAATTATATCACGAACTTTTAAACGAAATCGAAAGTAATCTAACCGCTAAAAAAATACTTAAAGATTTAAATTCAGAACTTACTTCGTTTAATGAGTTTCTAGAAAAAGTTCCTAGTTTCACATATATAAAAGCTACTGGCTGGACAACTTTTGAAGATTACGGGAGATTTACAAATATTTTAGATAATATGAATGAAATTCAGCGATTAGTATACGCTTCATCTTTAGAAGAACACCCTGAAGTCATTGTCGCTAGAAAGCAAATTGATGAAATGAGGAAATCTCTTAAAAGAGGTCAAAACACAAAAGAATTAGCAAAACTGAAAGTTATGGAAAAAAACTTTGACAAACTCATTCAGGAAAATTCTGATGCAAATCTTCTTGACGAAACTTTTGTGGAAAGAGTAAAAATATTTATAAAAACACTTAATCCTATAGTTTAG